From a single Stomoxys calcitrans chromosome 4, idStoCalc2.1, whole genome shotgun sequence genomic region:
- the LOC106084730 gene encoding zinc finger protein 252-like, producing MLNMEWEKRLQYICGKCWQHIWEFHQFQESIIEAQNGLHLQAEAAGEVDEVKLKSELNINQQELHLDWHNVKELSDSSTEDSINPTALNFDIKTEEPLDINSDQEGMSPQDGQHHLTDEEVPLMMSSRKDNDDYVVSNEDYSSSDDLPLSSLGQTNLCSSDKKVLATKRSVEEFDELVTLWRSSLECEICHQLVASYSQLKEHFSKNHASEGCYLMCCQLRLDTRYDIDRHIRYHNAPQQLKCVACCKAYRLEEHLRKHKRKVHTSKGGDRNAKDSKKLVGKYHCCKCSKDFATEKQLDRHNREVHKPKIFECNFCEKSFMRSDALREHLAGHRGERKHVCSYCPKAFTWRSNFSLHMRKSHIQEWKKLQDEEAQRKLKCRYRRETRGNCMVYVCIYCFKEYDSRFSMYYHAKRCQIYKAPIEYEKRHSLNHHKNDGSLAEEQASVHSEPPVKLHNTEGLSASTEDSITPIALNFDIKSEEPLDLNSGDGEMSPQDGQDHLTDEEKSLMMCESTSLNNDAVSNESKVSVTKSLECNFCERSFRRPGILREHLASHKGEKIHACSFCPKAFTWRNNFCYHMSKSHPKEWKKLQNEAAQRDTLKEYRRLARGNSMVYVCSYCSVEYDKLPSMNIHIRRCRIDGGTKEQRKMEFRLETRGESMVYICIYCSKEYEKRLSMQNHIRRWHRPVDHKKGYWREVRGESIAYVCSYCSKEYEKRYSIYQHIERCHGSNRPIESKKGYRRETRGESMVHVCMFCSKEYPKLQSMRSHLYRIHREEAYLARQAPMAASQDLLNNRIIGSNTNDVDNMAPNVNTLNEFGKEGEEEEDLLMALIEEKELISVESATKDNVKTEQFSAETNSLENEEMNEKDLPQELEDSTWESEEFLKSEEEFIEL from the coding sequence ATGTTGAATATGGAGTGGGAGAAACGACTTCAATACATCTGTGggaaatgttggcagcatatCTGGGAATTTCACCAATTCCAGGAGTCCATTATTGAGGCGCAGAATGGCCTACATCTGCAGGCAGAAGCGGCAGGAGAAGTTGATGAGGTTAAGTTAAAATCTGAGTTGAATATAAATCAGCAGGAACTACACTTGGATTGGCATAATGTCAAGGAATTAAGCGATAGCAGCACTGAAGACTCAATCAATCCTACAGCTCTTAACTTTGATATAAAAACTGAAGAACCTTTGGATATCAACAGTGATCAGGAAGGGATGTCGCCTCAGGATGGGCAGCACCATTTAACGGATGAAGAAGTGCCTCTGATGATGTCCAGTAGAAAAGATAATGACGATTACGTTGTATCCAATGAAGATTATAGCTCAAGTGATGACTTGCCCTTATCATCTTTGGGTCAGACTAATCTTTGCTCTTCAGATAAAAAAGTTCTTGCTACAAAAAGGTCAGTAGAGGAATTTGATGAACTGGTAACTTTGTGGCGTTCCTCCTTGGAATGTGAAATTTGCCATCAGCTGGTGGCCAGCTATTCCCAGTTGAAGGAACATTTTAGCAAAAACCATGCTTCAGAAGGATGTTACCTCATGTGTTGCCAATTGAGATTGGATACTCGGTACGATATTGACAGACACATACGCTATCACAATGCCCCGCAGCAGCTTAAGTGTGTGGCCTGTTGCAAGGCTTACCGTTTGGAGGAACATTTAAGAAAGCACAAAAGAAAAGTCCACACCAGCAAGGGAGGTGATAGAAATGCTAAAGACAGCAAAAAGTTGGTAGGAAAATATCACTGCTGCAAGTGTTCAAAGGACTTTGCAACGGAAAAACAATTGGATAGACACAATCGTGAAGTACATAAACCCAAGATATTTGAATGTAACTTTTGTGAAAAATCTTTTATGCGTTCGGATGCTCTGCGCGAGCATTTGGCTGGCCACAGAGGCGAAAGGAAGCATGTCTGCTCCTATTGTCCCAAGGCATTCACTTGGCGATCTAATTTCTCCCTACATATGAGAAAATCTCATATCCAGGAATGGAAAAAGTTGCAAGACGAGGAAGCCCAAAGAAAACTTAAATGTAGGTATCGCCGAGAAACTCGAGGGAATTGTATGGTCTATGTTTGTATATATTGTTTCAAGGAGTACGACAGTCGGTTTTCCATGTACTACCACGCCAAGCGGTGTCAAATATATAAAGCACCAATAGAGTATGAAAAGCGCCATTCTTTGAACCATCATAAAAACGATGGTTCTTTAGCGGAGGAGCAGGCATCAGTTCATTCTGAACCCCCTGTGAAGTTGCATAATACCGAGGGTTTAAGCGCTAGCACTGAAGATTCTATCACACCTATAGCTCTTAACTTTGATATAAAGTCTGAAGAGCCCTTGGATCTTAACAGTGGTGATGGAGAGATGTCGCCTCAAGATGGGCAGGACCATTTAACGGATGAAGAGAAGTCTCTGATGATGTGCGAAAGTACATCCTTAAATAATGACGCTGTATCCAATGAAAGTAAAGTTTCTGTTACAAAAAGTTTGGAATGTAACTTTTGTGAAAGATCGTTTAGGCGTCCAGGGATACTACGCGAGCATTTGGCTAGCCACAAAGGCGAAAAGATACATGCCTGCTCCTTCTGTCCCAAGGCATTCACTTGGCGGAATAATTTCTGCTATCACATGAGCAAATCTCATCCCAAGGAATGGAAGAAGTTGCAAAACGAGGCAGCCCAAAGAGACACTCTGAAAGAGTATCGGCGATTAGCTCGAGGAAATTCTATGGTCTATGTTTGCAGTTATTGCTCCGTCGAGTATGACAAGCTGCCTTCCATGAACATACATATCAGGCGATGTCGAATAGACGGTGGAACAAAAGAGCAACGTAAAATGGAGTTTCGACTTGAAACCCGAGGAGAGAGTATGGTCTATATATGCATTTATTGTTCCAAAGAGTATGAAAAGCGGCTTTCCATGCAGAATCACATCAGGCGATGGCATAGACCAGTAGATCATAAAAAAGGATATTGGCGAGAAGTTCGGGGAGAGAGTATCGCCTATGTTTGCAGTTATTGTTCTAAGGAGTACGAAAAGCGGTATTCCATATACCAACATATCGAGCGATGTCATGGAAGCAATAGACCAATAGAGTCTAAAAAGGGTTATCGGCGAGAAACTCGGGGAGAGAGTATGGTCcatgtttgtatgttttgttCTAAGGAGTATCCAAAGCTGCAATCCATGCGCAGTCATCTCTACCGTATCCATAGAGAGGAAGCATATTTAGCGAGGCAGGCACCAATGGCAGCTAGCCAAGACTTACTTAACAACAGGATTATAGGGTCGAATACAAATGATGTAGACAACATGGCACCAAATGTTAATACCTTAAATGAATTTGgcaaagaaggagaagaagaagaagatttaTTGATGGCCCTTATAGAAGAAAAAGAATTGATAAGTGTTGAAAGTGCAACAAAGGATAATGTGAAGACCGAACAATTTTCAGCTGAGACAAATTCCTTGGAAAATGAGGAAATGAATGAAAAAGATTTACCACAAGAATTGGAAGATTCTACTTGGGAAAGTGAAGAGTTTCTAAAATCCGAAGAAGAATTTATTGAGCTATAA